From Pusillibacter faecalis, one genomic window encodes:
- a CDS encoding branched-chain amino acid ABC transporter permease — protein sequence MQKKQKRSTWVILLCAAALLALVILLENTMKPTHMLFTVLKKGAVYAVVASSMNLLNGFTGLFSLGQAGFMLLGAYTYAILTIPTAARESVYYIYQGSAVNFSLPELFGGGAAGLVLGVLAALVLAGFVAAVVAWLIGLPVLRLKSDYLAIATLGFGEIVRAILQWDKLGPVTNGANALKSFPTFSSFNIELPGFSLRLSTFVPFLLGAVCIGVILLLINSTYGRAFKAVRDDEVAAEAMGINLSRHKRLAFCISSFFAGVGGGMFAMFANQAQAKTFTTAMTYEILLIVVIGGIGSISGSCIAAFLYVAASEWWLRFLDTSVTFTSPTDPRRIAFIAVFSVVVLGGGLLLILREQRHEKKRWKQIAAAVVALALMGWLISYLMSGSMAMPFLRNGFRMVAFSLVIMIVVLFFRQGLMGDKELPDLFKRRRKEAHQ from the coding sequence GTGCAGAAGAAACAAAAGCGGAGCACCTGGGTCATCCTCCTTTGCGCCGCGGCGCTGCTGGCGCTGGTGATCCTTCTGGAAAACACCATGAAGCCCACCCACATGCTCTTCACCGTGCTGAAAAAGGGCGCGGTCTATGCGGTGGTGGCCTCCTCCATGAACCTGCTCAACGGCTTTACGGGCCTTTTCTCCCTGGGCCAGGCGGGCTTCATGCTGCTGGGCGCCTACACCTACGCGATTTTAACGATTCCCACAGCGGCCCGGGAGAGCGTCTACTATATCTACCAGGGCTCCGCCGTGAACTTCTCCCTGCCGGAGCTCTTCGGCGGCGGCGCGGCGGGACTGGTGCTGGGCGTGCTGGCGGCGCTGGTGCTGGCGGGCTTCGTGGCCGCCGTCGTTGCGTGGCTGATCGGCCTGCCGGTGCTGCGGCTCAAGTCCGATTATCTCGCCATTGCCACGCTGGGCTTTGGTGAAATTGTCCGGGCCATTCTCCAGTGGGACAAATTGGGCCCCGTCACCAACGGCGCCAACGCCCTCAAGAGCTTTCCCACCTTCTCCAGCTTCAACATTGAGCTGCCGGGCTTCTCCCTGCGGCTTTCCACCTTCGTGCCGTTCCTGCTGGGGGCGGTGTGCATCGGCGTGATTCTGCTGCTCATCAACTCCACCTACGGCCGGGCCTTCAAGGCCGTGCGGGACGACGAGGTGGCGGCGGAGGCCATGGGCATCAATCTCTCCCGCCACAAGCGGCTGGCGTTTTGCATCAGCTCCTTCTTCGCCGGGGTGGGCGGCGGCATGTTCGCCATGTTCGCCAACCAGGCCCAGGCCAAGACCTTTACCACCGCCATGACCTATGAAATTCTGTTGATTGTGGTCATCGGCGGCATTGGCTCCATCTCCGGCAGCTGCATCGCGGCATTTTTGTATGTGGCCGCCAGCGAGTGGTGGCTGCGGTTCCTGGACACCAGCGTGACCTTCACCTCCCCCACAGACCCCCGGCGGATTGCTTTCATCGCTGTGTTTTCCGTGGTGGTGCTGGGCGGCGGGCTGCTTCTCATCCTGCGGGAGCAGCGCCATGAGAAAAAACGGTGGAAACAGATCGCGGCGGCCGTGGTGGCCCTGGCCCTGATGGGGTGGCTGATCTCGTACCTCATGAGCGGGTCCATGGCCATGCCCTTCCTGCGCAACGGCTTCCGGATGGTGGCCTTCTCCCTGGTGATCATGATTGTGGTGCTGTTCTTCCGCCAGGGTCTCATGGGCGACAAGGAGCTGCCGGACCTGTTCAAGCGCCGTCGGAAGGAGGCTCACCAATGA
- a CDS encoding ABC transporter substrate-binding protein yields MKKFWALMLSLAMALSLAACGGDSGSSDGDAANDAEGSGDKVVRIGVFEPATGDSGPGGKQEMLGMQYANQETPTVDIGGETYTVELVYADNGSDSSKAITAASELVSKDVSLVLGSYGSGVSIAAGPTFDEAGLAAIGVTCTNPQVTAGNDYYFRICFLDPFQGTVLANFAQEKFSAKKAYLLGELGNEYDQGLITYFEQAFDGEVVKDSFPTNTSDFTTYLNKAKSEGCDVIFCPVSIAYSTQIVKLAASMGLETPILGSDTLDSNMVLEAAAGSNVQLYVSTFYQEGGSPEFDEGIKAWLNEDATAMTNNGGNDTIAAVTAMGYDVYYVALEALKAAGSTDPAAVKAALPSVTYTGVSGEIAFDDQGDAIRDTAYIKTADNANAAWTLETVQTVG; encoded by the coding sequence ATGAAAAAGTTTTGGGCACTCATGCTGTCTCTGGCCATGGCGCTGAGCCTTGCGGCCTGCGGCGGCGATTCCGGCAGCTCTGACGGCGACGCCGCCAACGACGCCGAGGGTTCTGGCGACAAGGTGGTGCGCATCGGCGTGTTCGAGCCCGCCACCGGCGACTCCGGCCCTGGCGGCAAGCAGGAGATGCTGGGCATGCAGTACGCCAATCAGGAGACTCCCACCGTGGACATCGGCGGCGAGACCTATACGGTGGAGCTGGTCTACGCCGACAACGGCTCCGACTCCTCCAAGGCTATCACCGCCGCCAGCGAGCTGGTGAGCAAGGACGTCTCCCTGGTGCTGGGCTCCTATGGCTCGGGCGTCTCCATCGCCGCCGGCCCCACCTTTGACGAGGCCGGCCTTGCCGCCATCGGCGTGACCTGCACCAACCCCCAGGTGACTGCCGGCAACGACTACTACTTCCGCATCTGCTTCCTGGACCCCTTCCAGGGCACGGTCCTTGCAAACTTCGCGCAGGAGAAGTTCTCCGCTAAGAAGGCGTATCTCCTGGGCGAGCTGGGCAACGAGTATGATCAGGGCCTGATCACCTACTTCGAGCAGGCCTTTGACGGCGAGGTGGTCAAGGACTCCTTCCCCACCAACACCTCCGACTTCACCACCTATCTCAACAAGGCCAAGAGCGAGGGCTGCGACGTGATTTTCTGCCCCGTCTCCATCGCCTACTCCACCCAGATCGTGAAGCTGGCCGCCTCCATGGGCCTGGAGACCCCCATCCTGGGCTCCGACACCCTGGACAGCAACATGGTGCTGGAGGCCGCGGCCGGCTCCAACGTGCAGCTCTACGTCTCCACCTTCTACCAGGAGGGCGGCTCTCCGGAGTTCGACGAGGGCATCAAGGCCTGGCTGAATGAGGACGCCACCGCCATGACCAACAACGGCGGCAACGACACCATCGCCGCCGTCACCGCCATGGGCTACGACGTCTACTATGTGGCGCTGGAGGCCCTGAAGGCCGCCGGCTCCACGGACCCCGCCGCTGTGAAGGCCGCTCTGCCCTCTGTCACCTATACCGGCGTCTCCGGCGAGATCGCCTTTGACGACCAGGGCGACGCCATCCGCGACACCGCCTATATCAAGACCGCGGACAACGCAAACGCGGCCTGGACTCTGGAAACGGTGCAGACCGTCGGCTGA
- a CDS encoding MBL fold metallo-hydrolase yields the protein MGHIQLAANSGVLVSFGGRRVLVDGIYGKNRFFSPPLKEVQRAVFGMDSPYRDVDFLLFTHRHTDHFDAAYTDEYARNNRVRGIYVPRAGADPASFLEDRRPLPKAAEQGVLHELSPEKEQALSIPLWDDCAATYVPTRHLDVQTYAAVRHCAVLLSIGRVRLLFAADADWSPENRERFLALGPLTAVFITPLFLLHPDGRRLLEQIMPEQVVLYHLPFQRDDVTGLRAVAEKELARSNPFRLTALMEPGQMLDGIEPWR from the coding sequence GTGGGACACATACAGCTGGCGGCAAACTCCGGCGTGCTGGTCAGCTTCGGCGGCCGGCGGGTGCTGGTGGACGGGATTTACGGAAAGAACCGTTTTTTCTCCCCGCCGCTGAAGGAAGTGCAGCGGGCGGTGTTTGGGATGGACAGCCCCTACCGGGATGTGGACTTCCTGCTGTTTACCCACCGGCATACGGACCACTTTGACGCTGCATATACCGACGAGTACGCACGCAACAACCGCGTGCGGGGAATCTATGTCCCCCGGGCCGGAGCGGACCCCGCGTCGTTTCTGGAGGACCGGCGGCCGCTGCCCAAGGCCGCGGAACAGGGGGTGCTCCATGAGCTCTCCCCGGAGAAAGAGCAGGCGCTTTCCATCCCTCTGTGGGATGACTGCGCCGCCACCTATGTCCCCACCCGCCATCTGGACGTTCAGACCTACGCGGCGGTAAGGCACTGCGCCGTGCTGCTGTCCATAGGCAGAGTGCGGCTGCTGTTCGCTGCGGATGCGGACTGGAGTCCGGAGAACCGGGAGCGGTTTTTGGCGCTGGGGCCTTTGACGGCGGTGTTCATCACACCGCTCTTTCTCCTGCATCCGGACGGGCGGCGCCTGCTGGAACAGATCATGCCGGAGCAGGTGGTGCTGTATCACCTGCCATTCCAGCGGGACGACGTCACCGGGCTGCGGGCCGTGGCGGAAAAAGAGCTGGCCCGAAGCAATCCCTTTCGCCTGACGGCTCTGATGGAGCCAGGGCAGATGCTGGATGGAATCGAACCATGGAGGTGA
- a CDS encoding ABC transporter ATP-binding protein, whose protein sequence is MLKIEHLQVAYGGIQALRGISLEVPDGKIVTLIGANGAGKSTTLRTITGLVKAQSGSIQWNGEELLGKSIDRIISAGIALSPEGRRVFADMTVLENLKIGAYLRRDKAEVEKDVEWVYTLFPRLQERSWQLAGTLSGGEQQMLAVGRALMSRPKLMMLDEPSLGLAPLVVQDIFKIIQEINRQGVTVLLVEQNANMALKIADLAYVLETGNITMRGTGAELLADERVKEAYLGKNG, encoded by the coding sequence ATGCTTAAGATTGAACATCTGCAGGTGGCCTACGGCGGCATCCAGGCCCTGCGGGGCATCTCTCTGGAGGTGCCGGACGGTAAAATCGTGACGCTGATCGGCGCCAACGGCGCGGGCAAGTCCACCACCCTGCGGACCATCACGGGCCTGGTGAAGGCCCAGTCCGGCTCCATTCAGTGGAACGGCGAGGAGCTGTTGGGCAAGTCCATCGACCGGATCATCAGCGCCGGCATTGCCCTGAGCCCCGAGGGGCGGCGGGTGTTTGCCGACATGACGGTGCTGGAAAACCTGAAAATTGGCGCGTATTTGCGCCGTGACAAGGCAGAGGTTGAAAAGGACGTGGAGTGGGTATACACCCTCTTTCCACGGCTGCAGGAGCGGAGCTGGCAGCTGGCGGGCACGCTCTCCGGCGGCGAGCAGCAGATGCTGGCCGTGGGCCGGGCACTGATGAGCCGTCCGAAGCTGATGATGCTGGATGAGCCGTCCCTGGGCCTTGCGCCCCTGGTGGTGCAGGATATCTTCAAGATCATCCAGGAGATCAACCGCCAGGGCGTGACGGTGCTGCTGGTGGAGCAGAACGCCAACATGGCCCTGAAGATCGCGGACCTTGCGTACGTGCTGGAGACGGGCAATATCACCATGCGGGGCACCGGCGCGGAGCTGCTGGCGGACGAGCGGGTGAAAGAGGCGTACCTGGGCAAAAACGGATAA
- the ftsH gene encoding ATP-dependent zinc metalloprotease FtsH, translated as MSRQHRASNLTFLLLALVIFLCMNWIWRLNRQSEELVYSEVVQLFEQEKVSSFSFSDGNTLTLTLRDQPEGQVQYHIYDFSLFYSDLNDLVRDQKARGVITSYNYPPPETTNWLELLLPWILTALVLGALFYFMVVRTQGGGMGPDRMAKFGAARTRMLSDQDKKVTFDDVAGADEEKEELQEIVEFLKDPKQFISLGARIPKGVLLVGPPGTGKTLLAKAVAGEAGVGFLSISGSDFVELYVGVGASRVRDLFEQAKKNSPAIVFIDEIDAVGRQRGTGLGGGHDEREQTLNQLLVEMDGFASNEGVVVLAATNRADVLDPALLRPGRFDRQIYVGLPDIKGREEILKVHAKGKPLAEDVDLRKLAQGTAGFTGADLENLINEGALLAGRKHQRFITMEDLQAAEIKVIAGPEKHSRVIPEHERRLTAWHEAGHAVVMHALPDQDPVSQITIVPRGRAGGMTISLPEEDRSYLSKRYMEDQITALLGGRVAEKLCLGDISTGASNDIQRASAIARKMVASYGMSERLGTVAFDSGHDEVFIGRTMTQGRSYSESVAAQIDEEVKALVGRAYQRCEAILTERREQLDAVAAYLLDHETMGREAFLAVVEPGAAD; from the coding sequence TTGTCAAGACAACATCGTGCATCCAACCTTACCTTCCTGCTGCTGGCACTGGTCATTTTCCTGTGCATGAACTGGATCTGGCGATTGAACCGGCAGTCGGAGGAATTGGTCTATTCCGAAGTGGTCCAGCTCTTTGAGCAGGAGAAGGTCTCTTCCTTCTCCTTTTCCGACGGCAATACCCTCACGCTGACGCTGCGGGATCAGCCGGAGGGACAGGTCCAGTACCACATCTACGATTTTTCTCTCTTTTACAGCGACCTCAACGACCTGGTCCGGGACCAGAAGGCCAGGGGGGTCATCACCTCCTACAACTATCCCCCGCCGGAGACCACCAACTGGCTGGAGCTGCTCCTGCCCTGGATTCTCACGGCGCTGGTGCTGGGGGCCCTCTTCTACTTCATGGTGGTCCGCACCCAGGGCGGCGGCATGGGGCCGGACCGGATGGCCAAATTCGGCGCCGCCCGGACCCGGATGCTCTCGGACCAGGATAAGAAAGTCACCTTTGACGATGTGGCCGGCGCCGACGAGGAGAAGGAGGAGCTCCAGGAGATTGTGGAGTTCCTCAAGGACCCCAAGCAGTTCATCTCCCTGGGGGCGCGGATTCCCAAGGGCGTGCTGCTGGTGGGCCCTCCGGGCACCGGCAAGACGCTGCTTGCCAAGGCCGTGGCGGGGGAGGCCGGCGTGGGCTTCCTCTCCATCTCCGGCTCGGACTTTGTGGAGCTGTATGTGGGCGTGGGCGCCAGCCGGGTCCGGGACCTCTTTGAGCAGGCGAAAAAGAACTCTCCCGCCATCGTATTCATTGATGAGATCGACGCCGTGGGCCGTCAGCGGGGCACCGGTCTTGGCGGCGGGCACGACGAGCGGGAGCAGACCCTCAACCAGCTGCTGGTGGAGATGGACGGCTTTGCCTCCAACGAGGGGGTGGTGGTCCTGGCCGCCACCAACCGCGCGGATGTGCTGGACCCCGCCCTCCTGCGGCCCGGCCGCTTTGACCGGCAGATCTATGTGGGATTGCCGGACATCAAGGGCCGGGAGGAGATTTTGAAGGTCCATGCCAAGGGCAAGCCTCTGGCGGAGGATGTGGACCTGAGGAAGCTGGCCCAGGGAACTGCCGGCTTCACCGGCGCGGACCTGGAAAACCTCATCAACGAGGGGGCGCTGCTGGCGGGGCGCAAGCACCAGCGCTTCATCACCATGGAGGACTTGCAGGCCGCGGAGATCAAGGTCATCGCCGGACCGGAGAAGCACAGCCGGGTGATTCCGGAGCACGAGCGGCGGCTCACCGCCTGGCACGAGGCGGGCCACGCCGTGGTGATGCACGCCCTGCCCGATCAGGACCCGGTGAGCCAGATCACCATCGTCCCCCGGGGACGGGCCGGCGGCATGACCATCTCGCTGCCGGAGGAGGACCGCTCCTATCTCTCCAAGCGGTATATGGAGGATCAGATCACGGCCCTGCTGGGGGGCCGGGTGGCGGAGAAGCTGTGCCTGGGAGATATCTCCACTGGCGCCAGCAACGACATTCAGCGGGCCTCGGCCATCGCCCGGAAGATGGTGGCCAGCTACGGCATGAGCGAGCGCCTTGGCACCGTGGCCTTTGACTCCGGCCACGACGAGGTGTTCATCGGCCGGACCATGACCCAGGGCCGCAGCTATTCCGAATCCGTGGCGGCTCAGATCGACGAGGAGGTAAAAGCCCTGGTGGGCCGCGCCTACCAGCGCTGTGAGGCCATTCTCACCGAGCGGCGGGAGCAGCTGGACGCGGTGGCCGCGTATCTCCTGGACCACGAGACCATGGGACGGGAGGCGTTTTTGGCCGTGGTGGAGCCCGGGGCGGCAGATTGA
- a CDS encoding enoyl-CoA hydratase-related protein, translating to MNCVTLEVFDQIATVTINRPKALNALNTQTLTELRECFAGLEERKDVRVVILTGAGGKAFVAGADISEMVDATPAEGRAMALLAMETFNKLENMPQVTIAAVNGYALGGGCEISMSCDIRIAADNAVFGQPECGLGIIPGFGGTQRLARLIGKGRAKELIFTCDRIDAQEAYRIGLANQVVPAGELMDACRKTAEKILSKGSYAVSLAKSVINAGQDMDLSNGLKMEADAFGFTFSTHDKREGMTAFLEKRPAELTDF from the coding sequence ATGAATTGTGTGACTTTAGAGGTTTTTGACCAGATTGCAACTGTGACCATCAACCGTCCCAAGGCTCTCAACGCCCTGAACACACAGACGCTGACCGAGCTGAGGGAGTGCTTTGCCGGTCTGGAAGAGCGAAAGGATGTGCGGGTTGTGATCCTCACTGGCGCCGGCGGCAAGGCCTTTGTGGCCGGCGCGGACATCTCTGAGATGGTGGACGCCACCCCCGCCGAGGGCCGCGCGATGGCCCTTTTGGCCATGGAGACGTTCAACAAGCTGGAGAATATGCCCCAGGTGACGATTGCCGCGGTCAACGGCTACGCGCTGGGCGGCGGGTGCGAAATCAGCATGAGCTGCGACATTCGCATTGCCGCGGACAACGCCGTGTTCGGCCAGCCGGAGTGCGGCCTTGGCATCATCCCCGGCTTTGGCGGCACCCAGCGGCTGGCCAGGCTGATCGGCAAGGGACGGGCCAAGGAGCTGATCTTCACCTGTGACCGGATTGATGCGCAGGAGGCATATCGGATCGGCCTTGCCAACCAGGTGGTTCCGGCCGGGGAGCTGATGGACGCCTGCCGCAAGACGGCGGAAAAGATTCTCAGCAAGGGCAGCTATGCGGTGAGCCTTGCCAAGAGCGTCATCAACGCCGGCCAGGACATGGATTTGAGCAACGGGCTGAAAATGGAGGCGGACGCCTTTGGCTTCACCTTTTCCACCCACGACAAGCGGGAGGGAATGACGGCCTTCCTGGAAAAACGGCCCGCGGAGCTGACGGATTTCTGA
- the hpt gene encoding hypoxanthine phosphoribosyltransferase has product MKSEMEQDLFKVLVTEEQLKRRIAELGGALYERFAGKNPLFLGVLKGSFVFMADLVRACQLKSDVEFIAVSSYENATVSSGRVHINHDIQQDISGRHLIIVEDILDSGNTLAFLKDYFLTKGAASITIVTLLDKPARRTKAVTADLVGFTVPDEFVVGYGLDYAQAYRNIPYIGVLKPEVYAGQ; this is encoded by the coding sequence ATGAAAAGCGAGATGGAGCAGGACCTTTTCAAGGTCCTGGTGACGGAGGAGCAGCTCAAACGCCGCATCGCGGAGCTGGGCGGCGCGCTCTATGAACGGTTTGCGGGAAAAAATCCGCTGTTCCTGGGGGTTCTGAAGGGCTCCTTTGTCTTTATGGCGGACCTGGTCCGGGCCTGCCAGCTCAAAAGCGATGTGGAGTTCATCGCCGTCAGCTCCTATGAAAATGCCACCGTCTCCTCCGGGCGGGTCCACATCAACCATGACATTCAGCAGGATATCTCCGGGCGGCACCTGATCATTGTGGAGGATATTCTGGACTCCGGCAACACCCTGGCCTTCCTGAAGGACTATTTTCTGACCAAGGGCGCCGCCTCCATCACCATCGTGACGCTGCTCGACAAGCCCGCCCGCCGCACCAAGGCGGTCACTGCGGACCTTGTGGGCTTCACGGTGCCGGACGAGTTCGTGGTGGGCTACGGCCTGGATTATGCCCAGGCCTACCGCAACATTCCCTATATCGGCGTTTTGAAGCCGGAGGTCTACGCCGGCCAGTAA
- a CDS encoding branched-chain amino acid ABC transporter permease — protein sequence MQYGLSILLSGISLGGQYALIAIGYTLVYGILRLINFAHGDVFMAAGLIMVYLSASLPLPVALPLMVVLVVALGFFIERCAYKPLRSAPRMSVMISAIGVSYLLQNFATYITGGLPQMYPAIPGLSSQVTIAGVSTKWVTVVTPVLVVVLVVALTQLINHTKIGMAMRAASRDFETAQLMGIKINSVISFTFIIGSFLAAVGSLLYFTNYQSIVPLSGALPGLRAFVAAVFGGIGSIPGAVVGAFLIGISESVIKGSSWSVFSDAFTFALLIVILVVKPTGLFGEKITDKV from the coding sequence GTGCAATACGGCCTTTCCATCCTGCTCTCGGGCATCTCTCTGGGCGGACAATACGCCCTGATCGCTATTGGCTATACGCTGGTATACGGCATTTTGCGCCTGATCAACTTCGCCCACGGCGACGTATTTATGGCCGCGGGCCTGATCATGGTCTATCTCAGCGCCAGCCTGCCGCTGCCCGTCGCCCTGCCGCTGATGGTGGTGCTGGTGGTGGCCCTGGGCTTTTTCATCGAGCGGTGCGCCTATAAGCCCCTGCGCTCCGCCCCCCGGATGAGCGTGATGATCTCCGCCATCGGCGTGAGCTATCTTCTGCAAAACTTCGCCACCTATATCACCGGCGGCCTTCCTCAGATGTACCCGGCCATCCCCGGGCTTTCCAGCCAGGTGACGATTGCCGGCGTCTCCACCAAATGGGTGACGGTGGTCACGCCGGTGCTGGTGGTGGTGCTGGTGGTGGCGCTGACCCAGCTCATCAACCACACCAAGATCGGCATGGCCATGCGGGCCGCGTCCCGGGACTTTGAGACCGCCCAGCTCATGGGTATCAAGATCAACAGCGTGATTTCCTTCACGTTCATCATCGGCTCGTTCCTGGCAGCGGTGGGGTCCCTGCTCTACTTCACCAACTACCAGTCCATCGTGCCCCTCTCCGGCGCGCTGCCGGGCCTCAGGGCGTTCGTGGCGGCGGTGTTCGGCGGCATCGGGTCCATCCCCGGCGCGGTGGTGGGCGCCTTTTTGATCGGCATCTCCGAGAGCGTTATCAAGGGCTCCAGCTGGTCCGTCTTCTCCGACGCCTTCACCTTTGCCCTGCTGATCGTGATTCTGGTGGTGAAGCCCACCGGCCTCTTCGGTGAGAAGATCACCGACAAAGTGTAA
- a CDS encoding ABC transporter ATP-binding protein: MSEQVLKIENVTMQFGGVVAVDNLNLEINQGEIVALIGPNGAGKTTAFNVVTGVYQPSNGAVWFQEKKIIENYPQGKMKKLYKGQHAGEYTHALSPTPDKITQMGMARTFQNIRLWKSQTVFDNVLIAKHCRSTSNVFSAAFRLNYKEEAAQRRHVEELLEIVGLADVKDDLATSLPYGKQRRLEIARALATNPRLLLLDEPAAGMNPQETDELTAFIGEIRDQFHLTVFLIEHHMNLVMGISDRIYVLDFGELIAQGTPAEIQNNQRVIDAYLGVAEDA, from the coding sequence ATGAGCGAGCAAGTGCTGAAGATTGAAAACGTCACCATGCAGTTCGGCGGCGTGGTGGCGGTGGATAACCTGAACCTGGAGATCAACCAGGGGGAGATCGTGGCCCTGATCGGTCCCAACGGCGCGGGCAAGACCACGGCGTTCAACGTGGTCACCGGCGTGTACCAGCCCTCCAACGGGGCGGTGTGGTTCCAGGAGAAGAAGATCATTGAGAACTATCCCCAGGGCAAGATGAAAAAGCTCTACAAGGGCCAGCACGCGGGGGAGTACACCCACGCCCTCTCTCCCACGCCGGACAAAATCACCCAGATGGGCATGGCCCGCACGTTCCAGAATATCCGGCTTTGGAAGTCCCAGACGGTGTTTGACAACGTGCTGATTGCCAAGCACTGCCGCAGCACCAGCAACGTCTTCTCCGCCGCCTTCCGGCTGAACTATAAGGAGGAGGCCGCCCAGCGCCGCCATGTGGAGGAGCTGTTGGAGATTGTGGGCCTTGCGGATGTGAAGGACGATCTTGCAACGTCCCTTCCCTACGGCAAGCAGCGCCGGCTGGAGATTGCCCGGGCGCTGGCCACAAATCCGCGGCTTTTGCTGCTGGATGAGCCGGCAGCGGGCATGAACCCCCAGGAGACCGACGAGCTGACGGCCTTCATTGGGGAGATCCGGGACCAGTTCCACCTGACGGTCTTTTTGATCGAGCACCACATGAATCTGGTCATGGGGATTTCCGACCGCATCTATGTGCTGGACTTCGGCGAGCTGATCGCCCAGGGGACCCCGGCGGAGATTCAGAACAATCAGCGCGTGATCGACGCGTATCTGGGGGTGGCGGAGGATGCTTAA
- a CDS encoding PPC domain-containing DNA-binding protein, translating to MKSAKGTFKNLYALRFEPGEDVMLGLQKFCEDHGIGHGVILSAIGSLQGCSFFDPEELPGKPGLYGYGDPIELPCPIELISMGGIICTEQDGKISLHVHAAFADESGAAFGGHFKEGNRVLTTVEMVIGELDHINMSRAIDPERGVPVFTPLQL from the coding sequence ATGAAATCTGCAAAAGGTACATTCAAGAATCTGTATGCCCTCCGCTTTGAGCCCGGCGAGGATGTGATGCTGGGCCTTCAGAAGTTCTGCGAGGATCACGGCATCGGCCACGGCGTCATCCTCTCCGCCATTGGCAGCTTACAGGGGTGCAGCTTCTTCGACCCGGAGGAGCTGCCCGGCAAGCCGGGGCTGTACGGCTACGGCGACCCCATCGAGCTGCCCTGCCCCATCGAGCTGATCTCCATGGGCGGCATCATCTGCACAGAGCAGGACGGCAAAATCTCCCTGCATGTGCATGCCGCCTTTGCTGACGAGTCCGGAGCGGCATTCGGCGGGCACTTCAAAGAGGGCAACCGCGTTTTGACCACCGTGGAAATGGTCATCGGGGAGCTGGACCATATCAACATGAGCCGCGCCATAGACCCGGAGCGGGGCGTGCCGGTCTTTACTCCCCTCCAGCTCTGA
- a CDS encoding lipoate--protein ligase → MAADTLYLETGSTDPAYNLAFEEVVLQNRREGNTLLLWQNDHAVVIGQNQNAEEEINHAFVEAHGIRVVRRMTGGGAVYHDLGNLNYSWMTDVENAGAITYQQFTRPVVEALRGLGMAAEASGRNDILVEGRKVSGTAQRLLGKRILHHGTLLFDSDPEMIAGALRVDASKFQSKSTKSVRSRVGNIREFLRTDMTLPDFWEYLKGSLGGEALQSGSLTEAEHQQVLRLKAEKYDAWEWTFGRTPRFSFANRHRWDGGLLEVRVQAENGRITAARFYGDFLSLCPPAPLEAALRGRLFQRADVAQALRGLPLQNYLGGIREQEVLDTMFPVSGPKSEAPSF, encoded by the coding sequence ATGGCAGCAGATACGCTTTATCTGGAGACAGGGAGTACGGACCCGGCTTATAACCTGGCGTTTGAGGAGGTTGTCCTGCAAAACCGCAGAGAGGGAAATACCCTTCTCCTGTGGCAGAATGACCACGCGGTTGTGATCGGGCAGAACCAGAACGCCGAGGAGGAGATCAACCACGCCTTTGTGGAAGCCCACGGAATTCGGGTGGTGCGCAGAATGACCGGCGGAGGCGCGGTATACCACGATCTTGGAAATTTGAACTATTCCTGGATGACGGATGTGGAAAACGCCGGGGCCATCACCTATCAACAATTTACCAGGCCGGTGGTGGAAGCGCTGCGGGGGCTGGGAATGGCCGCGGAGGCATCCGGGCGCAACGATATTCTGGTGGAGGGGCGCAAGGTTTCCGGCACGGCCCAGAGACTTTTGGGAAAGAGAATTCTGCATCATGGTACGCTGCTGTTTGACTCCGACCCGGAGATGATCGCCGGGGCGCTGCGGGTGGACGCCTCCAAATTTCAATCCAAGAGCACGAAGTCTGTGCGCTCCCGCGTGGGGAATATCCGGGAATTTCTGCGGACGGATATGACGCTGCCCGACTTCTGGGAGTATCTGAAGGGTTCCCTGGGCGGGGAGGCGCTCCAGAGCGGCAGCCTGACGGAAGCGGAACACCAGCAGGTACTCCGATTGAAAGCGGAGAAGTACGACGCCTGGGAGTGGACCTTCGGCCGGACGCCCCGGTTTTCCTTTGCCAACCGTCATAGATGGGACGGCGGGCTTTTGGAAGTCCGGGTTCAGGCAGAAAACGGGCGGATCACCGCGGCGCGCTTCTACGGGGATTTTCTGTCCCTGTGCCCGCCAGCGCCCCTGGAGGCGGCGCTGCGGGGGCGTCTTTTCCAGCGCGCGGATGTGGCGCAGGCGCTGAGAGGGCTCCCCCTGCAAAACTACCTGGGAGGCATCCGCGAACAGGAGGTCTTGGACACCATGTTTCCGGTCTCCGGGCCGAAGAGCGAAGCGCCCAGCTTCTAA